From the genome of Triticum aestivum cultivar Chinese Spring chromosome 3B, IWGSC CS RefSeq v2.1, whole genome shotgun sequence, one region includes:
- the LOC123068615 gene encoding putative disease resistance protein RGA4, which yields MGTILDALTFKLLTKLGQVIENEVVMTLSVKKDIRRLKNNLEHFSAIREDAEALAMEDKRIEAWWKNMSNVMFDVDVIIDLVMVHSEKLLLTPRSVCCNQSMVSCFGKLPFDHRVARRIKDINEKLDEIKMNTEMFNLDRTTRQQFQVTIVDRKQTSPVDELEVVGTEIKQAVEDMVQMIVSGCRENRSSVFGIQGMGGIGKTTLAQKIYNEPLVREKFQVRIWLCISQSYTETGLIKQAIRMAGEKCDQLETKTELLPLLVDSINGKSVLLVLDDVWKSDVWIDLLLSPFRRALNFHVIVTTRNLDVLAEMHATYTHQVNTMNYHDGLELLLKKSLQPHEQISEFENVGYEIVKKCDGLPLAIKIVAGVLSTKRTTAEWKSIRDSKWSIHGLPKELGGPLYLSYSNLPPQLKECFLWCALLPPNFEIHRDSVAYWWVAEGLVRKEHGFSIHEIAEEYYLELVRRNLLQPVPEYVDKAVSTMHDLLRSLGQYLTKDHSLCMNVDRIDAMSNLRRLGISHAVEEIPNLEEHKCLRSLLLFNNKNFKSMHRDIFRKLEHIRVLVLRGTSTKDIPDSVGNLVLLRLLDLSYTEINKLPESIGSLISLEYLSLLGCHQLDSLPAGLMRLSKISFLHLEQTSIDHVPKGIAKFQQLYNLRGVFESGTGFRLDELRCLPNIQRLWVSKLEEAMPGGELVLKNSRNLKELGLRCTMNRDTHDRTCYAHDKVQKIQQVYDMLIPSPSLEYIFLVGFPGTMFPEWLRSKPELNMPSLRQMHLDECISCSELPPAGQMPQLQFLKIKGADAIESIGEELLGKGVRIPAAFFPKLEVLQVIGMFSLRSWSLKTGNPSDSAHHISLMPCLKRLLLLDCPKLRALPQDMSKIVNLKRIHIEGAHKLKEVVDLPAAVWLKVRNNTCLKTISNLCKLQDLLAQDCPALDQAKNLCSLRRLYMVDCPHEQEFRKCLSEEQGVLVHVATVGADGRNIFPDESLYN from the coding sequence ATGGGCACAATTTTGGATGCCCTCACGTTCAAACTCTTGACAAAGCTGGGTCAGGTTATCGAGAATGAGGTTGTGATGACATTAAGTGTGAAGAAGGATATCAGGAGGCTAAAGAATAATCTGGAACATTTTAGCGCCATTCGGGAGGATGCTGAAGCTCTGGCCATGGAAGATAAACGGATAGAGGCATGGTGGAAGAACATGAGCAATGTAATGTTTGATGTTGATGTCATCATCGATCTTGTTATGGTTCATTCAGAAAAGCTTTTGCTGACACCTAGATCAGTATGTTGCAATCAGTCCATGGTCTCTTGTTTTGGAAAGCTTCCATTTGATCACAGGGTGGCTAGAAGAATTAAGGACATAAATGAAAAGCTTGATGAGATTAAAATGAACACAGAGATGTTCAACTTGGACAGAACCACACGTCAACAGTTCCAAGTAACAATTGTGGATAGAAAGCAGACATCTCCTGTAGATGAACTAGAGGTTGTTGGAACAGAAATCAAACAGGCAGTTGAGGACATGGTACAAATGATTGTCAGTGGCTGTCGTGAGAATAGGTCAAGTGTTTTTGGGATTCAAGGGATGGGAGGCATTGGTAAGACAACATTAGCTCAGAAGATTTACAATGAGCCATTGGTAAGGGAGAAATTCCAAGTCCGTATATGGTTGTGCATTTCGCAGAGCTACACAGAGACCGGGTTGATAAAGCAGGCAATACGAATGGCAGGAGAAAAGTGTGATCAATTAGAGACCAAGACCGAGCTTCTACCACTTCTAGTGGACTCTATCAATGGAAAGAGTGTTCTTCTTGTGCTGGATGATGTGTGGAAATCTGATGTCTGGATTGATCTTCTTCTATCGCCTTTCAGGAGAGCCTTGAATTTCCATGTCATTGTCACCACAAGAAACCTGGATGTATTGGCAGAAATGCATGCAACATATACTCACCAAGTAAACACAATGAATTATCATGATGGTTTAGAGCTGCTTCTGAAGAAGTCCCTCCAGCCGCACGAGCAAATAAGTGAATTCGAGAATGTTGGGTATGAAATTGTAAAGAAATGTGACGGTCTTCCTCTAGCCATCAAGATTGTTGCAGGTGTGCTATCTACCAAAAGAACAACTGCGGAATGGAAGAGTATCCGAGATAGCAAATGGTCCATTCATGGACTCCCCAAAGAACTTGGAGGCCCCCTGTATTTAAGTTACAGCAACTTACCCCCTCAACTTAAGGAGTGCTTTCTCTGGTGTGCGTTGCTGCCTCCTAATTTTGAAATCCATCGTGATTCTGTAGCTTACTGGTGGGTTGCTGAAGGTTTAGTGAGGAAAGAGCATGGATTCTCAATACATGAAATTGCTGAAGAGTATTACCTTGAGCTAGTTCGGAGGAATCTTCTTCAACCTGTACCAGAGTATGTAGACAAGGCTGTGTCTACGATGCATGATCTATTGAGGTCACTTGGACAATATTTGACAAAGGATCACTCCCTGTGCATGAATGTGGACAGAATCGATGCTATGTCGAATCTCCGCCGCTTAGGTATCAGTCATGCTGTAGAAGAAATACCCAATCTGGAAGAGCACAAGTgcttgaggagcctcctacttttTAATAACAAGAATTTCAAATCAATGCACAGGGATATTTTCAGAAAGCTTGAGCATATCCGTGTCTTGGTTCTCCGTGGAACAAGCACCAAGGACATACCAGACTCGGTTGGAAATTTGGTGCTATTGAGGTTGCTAGATCTGAGCTATACAGAGATTAACAAACTTCCTGAATCCATAGGAAGTCTCATCAGCCTTGAATACCTTTCTTTGCTTGGTTGCCATCAATTGGATAGCCTGCCAGCTGGTCTGATGAGATTGTCCAAGATAAGTTTTTTGCACCTAGAGCAGACTTCAATTGATCATGTTCCTAAAGGGATCGCAAAGTTTCAGCAGCTGTACAACCTAAGAGGAGTCTTTGAGAGCGGGACTGGATTCAGATTGGACGAATTGCGATGCCTCCCCAATATCCAACGTCTCTGGGTTAGTAAGCTAGAGGAAGCGATGCCAGGGGGCGAACTTGTACTGAAGAACAGTCGTAATCTTAAAGAACTGGGACTACGCTGCACAATGAACAGAGATACTCATGATAGAACTTGCTATGCGCACGACAAGGTTCAGAAAATTCAGCAAGTCTACGATATGCTCATCCCGTCGCCAAGCCTAGAATACATTTTTCTTGTTGGGTTCCCAGGCACTATGTTCCCAGAATGGCTACGATCGAAACCGGAGCTTAACATGCCTAGTTTGCGTCAGATGCACCTCGATGAGTGCATATCATGTTCAGAGCTTCCACCTGCAGGTCAGATGCCACAACTGCAATTTCTTAAGATTAAAGGTGCAGATGCCATAGAGTCCATTGGCGAAGAACTCCTGGGAAAAGGAGTCAGAATTCCAGCAGCCTTTTTCCCAAAGCTTGAAGTGCTTCAGGTCATTGGCATGTTCAGTTTGAGAAGTTGGTCCCTCAAAACTGGGAATCCCAGCGATAGCGCTCATCATATCTCTCTGATGCCTTGCCTTAAGCGTCTGTTGCTTCTTGATTGCCCAAAACTGAGAGCTCTCCCTCAAGACATGTCCAAGATTGTTAACTTGAAGAGAATCCACATTGAAGGTGCTCACAAGCTGAAAGAAGTCGTCGACCTTCCCGCAGCCGTGTGGCTCAAAGTGAGGAACAACACATGTTTGAAGACAATCTCCAATCTCTGTAAGCTCCAGGACTTGCTTGCGCAGGACTGCCCAGCACTGGATCAGGCAAAGAACCTATGCTCATTGAGGCGCTTGTACATGGTCGACTGCCCACACGAGCAAGAGTTCAGGAAGTGCCTCTCGGAAGAACAAGGCGTCCTAGTCCATGTTGCTACGGTTGGCGCAGATGGCCGGAATATCTTCCCGGATGAATCTCTCTACAATTAG